The proteins below are encoded in one region of Struthio camelus isolate bStrCam1 chromosome 11, bStrCam1.hap1, whole genome shotgun sequence:
- the DGKK gene encoding diacylglycerol kinase kappa isoform X5 → MAEKLVSGDLFLRKARESVSSLDSDKLAPISPEAGGEESSDSEGEQEDSSHKLIRKVSTSGQMRSKKSVKEGLLLKQTSSFQRWKRRYFKLRGRTLYYAKDCKSLIFDEVDLSDASVAETSTKNINNSFTVITPFRKLILCAENRKEMEDWISALKSVQKWEIHEATQFNMEHFSGMHNWYACSHARPTFCNVCREALSGVTSHGLSCEVCKFKAHKRCAVRATNNCKWTTLASIGTEIIEDEDGVAMPHQWLEGNLPVSARCAVCDRTCGSVRRLQDWRCLWCKAIVHSACKELFGKRCPLGAYKVSIIPPTALNSIDSDGFWKATCPSSCSSPLLAFVNSKSGDNQGVKFLRKFKQFLNPAQVFDLMNGGPHLGLRLFQKFSTFRILVCGGDGSVGWVLSEIDALGLHKQCQLGVLPLGTGNDLARVLGWGSLCDDDTQLLQILEKLERATTKMLDRWSVLTYEAPKQSPPAVKEEENGDSNIQAQISHYADSVAFHLAKILESDKHSVVISSAKFLCGTVNDFVAEVGRAYKRATENKQEAELMARKCAMLNEKLDSLVRELNDEAQAITVPEGMSQAMPADAKDHDKESGFNPSPVPRIFKSKEQLMLRANSLKKALRQIIEQAEKAVDEQNKQTQAYCGTMGPTKKDSSEECNKEAERLSSRRETVTSATSSIILDRPDTFGTLQFPEDPSALQFSEKCVMNNYFGIGLDAKISLEFNNKRDEHPKKCSSRTKNMMWYGVLGTKELLQRTYKNLEQRVQLECDGVPISLPSLQGIAVLNIPSYAGGINFWGGTKEDNNFGAPSFDDKKLEVVAVFGSIQMAVSRVINLQHHRIAQCRMVKITIRGDEGVPVQVDGEAWIQPPGIIKIQHKNRAQMLTRDRAFENTLKSWEDKQKGESYRAAARPRLSSQQSMEYLTDEETGLLLQVSQVAETLIARIHEAAKAHKAMEQELAHAVNTSSLALSETLSNKAANSPEFLSRNAAVEVVLSIKALYTETRAFLEGKVVSAGSESTPSPPVEGSSLEEGTGPLASAPAHGRGAGDGPCPLQLDSPQEEEALHGPLSVLGQELQRLLDIHWLAPIAHSAEEENVGTANKGSFKLRLNIPKPRKDKDKVPKQKSNSVLPGPGDHQSGPHEENPPGH, encoded by the exons ATGGCCGAGAAACTGGTGTCCGGAGACCTGTTCCTGAGGAAGGCCCGGGAATCGGTGTCATCCCTGGACTCGGATAAGCTGGCACCCATCTCACccgaggcaggaggagaggagtcATCCGACAGTGAAGGGGAGCAGGAGGACAGTTCCCACAAGCTCATCCGGAAGGTGTCCACGTCTGGGCAGATGAGGAGCAAG AAAAGTGTGAAGGAGGGGCTGTTACTGAAGCAGACGAGCTCCTTCCAGAGGTGGAAGAGGCGATACTTCAAGCTGCGGGGCAGGACGCTGTACTATGCCAAGGACTGCAAG TCTCTGATCTTCGATGAGGTCGACCTATCTGATGCCAGCGTGGCGGAGACCAGCACCAAGAACATCAACAACAGCTTCACG GTGATCACGCCTTTCCGGAAGCTCATCTTATGTGCAGAGAACCGCAAGGAGATGGAAGACTGGATCAGTGCCCTGAAGTCTGTCCAGAAGTGGGAAATCCATGAG GCCACGCAGTTCAACATGGAGCACTTCTCGGGCATGCACAACTGGTACGCCTGCTCCCACGCCAGGCCCACCTTCTGCAACGTGTGCCGCGAAGCCCTCTCAGGGGTCACCTCCCATGGCCTATCCTGTGAAG TCTGCAAGTTCAAGGCCCACAAGCGCTGTGCAGTGAGAGCCACCAACAACTGCAAGTGGACGACCTTGGCCTCCATCGGCACAGAAATCATCGAGGATGAGGACGGG gtGGCCATGCCCCACCAGTGGCTGGAGGGGAACCTGCCCGTCAGCGCGCGCTGTGCCGTGTGTGACCGGACCTGTGGGAGTGTCCGGAGGCTGCAGGACTGGCGGTGTCTCTGGTGCAAGGCCATT GTTCACAGCGCCTGCAAGGAGCTCTTTGGGAAGAGGTGCCCCCTGGGCGCGTACAAAGTTTCCATCATCCCACCAACCGCTTTGAACAGCATCGATTCAGACG GTTTCTGGAAGGCCACCTGCCCCTCATCCTGCTCCAGCCCACTCCTGGCCTTCGTCAACTCCAAAAGCGGGGACAACCAGGGCGTCAAGTTTCTGCGCAAGTTCAAGCAGTTCCTCAACCCGGCCCAAGTCTTTGACCTCATGAATGGCGGCCCGCACCTCGG GCTGCGACTCTTCCAGAAGTTTTCCACCTTCCGGATCCTGGTGTGTGGGGGAGACGGCAGCGTGGGCTGGGTCCTCTCTGAAATCGATGCCCTTGGCCTGCACAAGCAA TGCCAGCTGGGTGTCCTACCCTTGGGGACCGGCAATGACCTGGCAcgggtgctgggctggggcagcctgTGTGATGATGACACCCAGCTGCTGCAGATCCTGGAGAAGCTAGAAAGGGCCACCACAAAGATGCTGGACCG GTGGAGCGTGTTGACCTATGAGGCACCCAAGCAATCTCCCCCAGctgtgaaggaggaggagaatgggGACTCCAACATCCAG GCCCAGATCTCCCACTACGCCGACTCCGTTGCCTTCCACCTGGCCAAGATCCTGGAGTCCGACAAGCACTCGGTGGTGATCTCGTCTGCAAA GTTCCTGTGTGGCACCGTGAATGACTTTGTGGCTGAAGTCGGCAGGGCTTACAAGAGAGCTACTGAGAACAAGCAGGAGGCTGAGCTGATGGCACGGAAG TGCGCCATGCTGAACGAGAAGCTGGACTCGCTGGTGCGGGAGCTGAACGATGAGGCTCAAGCCATCACGGTCCCTGAGGGAATGTCGCAGGCCATGCCGGCTGATGCCAAGGACCACGACAAAGAAAGTGGCTTCAACCCTAGCCCTGTGCCTCGCATTTTCAAATCCAAGGAGCAACTCATGCTGCGGGCAAACAGCCTGAAGAAAGCCCTGCGGCAAATCATTGAGCAAGCAGAGAAAG CTGTGgatgagcagaacaagcagacccAAGCCTACTGTGGCACCATGGGCCCCACCAAGAAGGACAGCTCGGAGGAGTGCAACAAGGAGGCGGAGAGGCTCA GCTCCCGGCGAGAGACAGTGACCTCTGCAACCTCCTCCATCATCCTCGACAGGCCTGACACCTTCGGCACTTTGCAGTTCCCTGAAGACCCCAGCGCCCT CCAATTCTCGGAGAAATGTGTCATGAATAACTACTTTGGCATCGGCCTGGATGCAAAGATCTCTCTGGAGTTCAACAACAAACGAGATGAGCATCCCAAGAAATGCAG CAGTCGCACCAAGAATATGATGTGGTATGGGGTGCTGGGCACGAAGGAGCTCCTGCAGCGCACCTACAAGAACCTGGAGCAGCGAGTGCAGCTGGAG TGCGACGGGGTGCCCAtctccctgcccagcctgcagggcaTTGCTGTCCTCAACATCCCCAGCTATGCTGGGGGCATCAACTTCTGGGGAGGCACCAAGGAGGACAAC AACTTTGGGGCTCCATCCTTTGATGACAAGAAGCTGGAGGTAGTGGCCGTCTTCGGCAGCATCCAGATGGCTGTGTCACGAGTTATCAATCTCCAGCACCACCGCATAGCTCAG TGCCGTATGGTGAAGATCACAATCCGGGGGGATGAGGGCGTCCCAGTGCAGGTGGATGGAGAAGCCTGGATCCAGCCACCAGGAATCATCAAGATCCAGCACAAGAACCGAGCCCAGATGCTGACAAGAGATCGG GCCTTTGAAAACACCCTCAAGTCCTGGGAGGACAAGCAGAAAGGGGAGAGCTACCGAGCAGCTGCCCGGCCTCGGCTCAGCTCCCAGCAGTCCATGGAGTACCTGACCGATGAGGAAACTGGCCTCTTGCTGCAGGTCTCGCAGGTTGCTGAGACCCTCATTGCCAG GATCCACGAGGCAGCCAAGGCTCACAAAGCCATGGAGCAGGAGCTGGCCCACGCCGTCAACACCAGCTCTCTGGCGCTGAGTGAGACCCTGTCCAACAAAGCCGCTAACAGCCCGGAG TTTCTCAGCAGGAATGCGGCTGTGGAGGTGGTGCTGAGCATCAAGGCGCTGTACACTGAGACCAGGGCATTCCTGGAAGGGAAGGTGGTGAGTGCAGGGTCGGAGAGCACCCCAAGCCCCCCAGTGGAGGGGTCCTCGCTGGAGGAGGGTACCGGGCCCTTGGCCAGTGCCCCAGCTCATGGCAGAGGGGCTGGGGACGGTCCCTGTCCCCTGCAGCTGGACTcaccgcaggaggaggaggcactgCACGGTCCCCTGAGCGTGCTCGGCCAGGAGCTGCAGAGGCTGCTAGACATCCACTGGCTGGCCCCCATTGCCCACTCTGCTGAGGAG GAAAACGTTGGGACAGCCAACAAGGGCAGCTTCAAGCTTCGCCTCAACATCCCCAAGCCCAGGAAAGATAAAGACAAGGTGCCAAAGCAGAAATCCAACAGCGTCCTCCCAG GACCTGGGGATCACCAAAGTGGGCCACATGAAGAGAATCCTCCAGGCCATTAA